The following coding sequences lie in one Klebsiella huaxiensis genomic window:
- a CDS encoding tripartite tricarboxylate transporter permease has product MNPGPTLFLFQADKLYAVFILFLIANLALLPLATLAVSFIKRIIWIDKAILYPIILIFSIVGSFAIDNSVSSVVVMLVMGVIGYWLQRKEYPISPIILGMILGPMLEKNLLSSMIKAGGDPMAFVARPISMFLAACFFLVVALQLTNIYRSFQRRA; this is encoded by the coding sequence ATGAACCCCGGGCCGACGCTGTTTTTGTTCCAGGCCGATAAGCTGTACGCGGTGTTTATTCTGTTTCTGATTGCCAACCTGGCGCTGCTGCCGCTGGCTACGCTGGCCGTCAGCTTTATTAAGCGCATTATCTGGATTGATAAAGCGATTCTGTACCCGATTATCCTTATCTTCAGCATTGTCGGCTCCTTTGCTATCGATAACTCCGTCTCTTCTGTGGTGGTGATGCTGGTGATGGGCGTTATTGGTTATTGGCTACAGCGCAAAGAGTATCCTATTTCGCCGATTATTCTGGGCATGATCCTCGGACCTATGCTTGAGAAAAACCTCCTGTCATCCATGATTAAGGCCGGAGGCGATCCGATGGCATTCGTTGCCAGACCAATCTCTATGTTTCTGGCCGCCTGCTTTTTCCTCGTGGTCGCTCTGCAGCTGACGAATATTTACCGTTCGTTCCAGCGTCGCGCCTGA
- a CDS encoding sugar efflux transporter, with amino-acid sequence MLWLMTMGRRLNGVYAAFMLVAFMMGIAGALQAPTLSLFLSREVGAQPFWVGLFYTVNAIAGILVSLALAKRSDSRGDRRRLIMFCCLMAVGNALLFAFNRHYLTLITCGVMLASVANAAMPQLFALAREYADSSAREVVMFSSIMRAQLSLAWVIGPPLAFMLALNYGFTTMFTIAAGIFVISLVLIAFKLPSVARVEQPSEGTEVLQQAGGWHDKNVRMLFIASTLMWTCNTMYIIDMPLWISSDLGLPDSLAGILMGTAAGLEIPAMILAGYYVKRWGKRNMMVAAVAAGVLFYVGLILFHDRVALLALQLFNAVFIGIVAGIGMLWFQDLMPGRAGAATTLFTNSISTGVILAGVIQGTISQSYGHASVYWTIAAISLVTLFMTCKVKDI; translated from the coding sequence ATGCTGTGGTTAATGACGATGGGGCGACGTCTTAACGGCGTTTACGCCGCTTTTATGCTGGTCGCTTTCATGATGGGAATCGCTGGTGCACTGCAAGCGCCAACGCTCAGTTTATTTCTTAGCCGCGAAGTGGGCGCGCAGCCTTTCTGGGTGGGGCTTTTCTATACGGTTAACGCGATTGCCGGGATCCTGGTCAGCCTGGCGCTGGCTAAGCGCTCCGATAGTCGGGGCGATCGTCGGCGCTTGATTATGTTCTGCTGCCTGATGGCGGTAGGTAATGCGCTGTTGTTTGCATTTAATCGCCATTATCTGACGCTGATTACCTGTGGGGTGATGCTGGCTTCGGTGGCGAATGCCGCGATGCCGCAGCTTTTTGCGCTGGCGCGGGAATATGCCGATAGCTCGGCGCGTGAAGTGGTGATGTTCAGTTCGATAATGCGTGCTCAGCTCTCGCTGGCGTGGGTGATTGGCCCGCCGCTGGCTTTTATGTTGGCGCTGAATTACGGCTTTACCACCATGTTTACGATAGCTGCGGGCATTTTTGTCATCAGCCTGGTGCTGATTGCCTTCAAGTTGCCGTCGGTTGCCCGCGTTGAGCAACCTTCGGAAGGTACTGAAGTGCTACAGCAGGCTGGAGGGTGGCATGATAAAAACGTACGTATGCTGTTTATCGCCTCTACCCTGATGTGGACCTGCAACACGATGTATATCATCGATATGCCATTGTGGATCAGCAGCGATCTGGGTCTGCCGGATAGTCTTGCGGGGATTTTGATGGGAACCGCCGCCGGGCTGGAAATTCCGGCTATGATTTTGGCGGGCTACTACGTTAAGCGCTGGGGCAAACGCAACATGATGGTAGCAGCGGTTGCGGCAGGCGTTCTGTTTTATGTCGGCCTGATTCTGTTTCATGACCGGGTGGCGTTGCTGGCACTACAGTTGTTTAACGCTGTGTTTATCGGCATCGTCGCCGGGATTGGCATGTTGTGGTTTCAGGACCTGATGCCCGGAAGGGCAGGGGCGGCAACGACGCTGTTCACCAACAGTATCTCCACTGGAGTGATTCTGGCCGGGGTCATTCAGGGGACGATATCGCAGAGCTATGGGCACGCTAGCGTCTACTGGACCATTGCCGCTATTTCGCTGGTGACGCTGTTTATGACCTGTAAAGTTAAGGATATCTAA
- the thiP gene encoding thiamine/thiamine pyrophosphate ABC transporter permease ThiP — MATRRQPLTFGWLMPGLTAAALLVAVALAAFLALWFSAPEAAWRTIVSDSYLWHVVRFSFWQAFLSAFFSVIPAIFLARALYRRRFPGRMLLLRLCAMTLILPVLVAVFGILSVYGRQGWLAELFNALGWQWEFSPYGLQGILLAHVFFNMPMATRLLLQTLENIPGEQRQIAAQLGMRGYVFFRLVEWPWLRRQIPPVAALIFMLCFASFATVLSLGGGPRATTIELAIYQALNFDYDPARAAMLALIQMICCLGLVLLSQRLSKALAIGASNIHGWRDPDDRLHSRLSDFALITAALLLLLPPLLAVIFDGLNSNMFSVLRQPALWQALWTSLRIALAAGVLSVILTMMLLWSSRELRARSYPLAGQALELSGMLILAMPGIVLATGFFLLLNNSVGLPESADGIVIFTNALMAIPYALKVLENPMRDIATRYGTLCQSLGMHGFTRLRVVELRALKRPLAQALAFACVLSIGDFGVVALFGNENFRTLPFYLYQQIGSYRSQDGAVTALLLLLLCFVLFSVIEKLPGRDAKTE; from the coding sequence ATGGCAACGCGCCGTCAGCCGCTAACGTTCGGCTGGCTCATGCCGGGCCTGACGGCGGCCGCCTTACTGGTCGCCGTCGCGCTGGCCGCGTTTCTGGCTCTGTGGTTCAGCGCACCAGAAGCGGCCTGGCGTACAATTGTTAGTGATAGCTATCTCTGGCACGTGGTACGTTTCTCCTTCTGGCAGGCCTTTCTTTCCGCGTTTTTTTCGGTGATACCGGCGATATTTCTTGCCCGCGCCCTTTACCGACGTCGATTCCCCGGACGTATGCTGCTACTGCGTCTGTGCGCAATGACCTTAATCCTACCGGTGCTGGTCGCGGTGTTTGGTATTCTTAGCGTCTACGGCCGCCAGGGCTGGCTCGCCGAATTATTTAACGCTCTCGGCTGGCAGTGGGAGTTCTCGCCTTACGGGCTACAAGGGATCCTGCTGGCGCACGTGTTCTTTAATATGCCGATGGCCACGCGCCTGTTACTTCAGACGCTGGAGAATATCCCCGGCGAGCAGCGGCAAATCGCCGCCCAGCTCGGGATGCGCGGTTACGTCTTCTTCAGGCTGGTTGAATGGCCGTGGCTGCGTCGGCAAATTCCACCTGTCGCCGCGCTTATTTTTATGCTCTGCTTTGCCAGCTTTGCCACCGTGCTATCGCTGGGCGGCGGCCCGCGAGCCACCACCATCGAACTGGCGATTTACCAGGCGCTTAATTTTGACTACGACCCGGCGCGCGCCGCGATGCTGGCGCTTATCCAGATGATCTGCTGTCTCGGGCTGGTATTGCTCAGCCAGCGCCTGAGCAAAGCCCTTGCCATCGGGGCCAGCAACATCCACGGCTGGCGCGATCCCGACGACCGACTACACAGTCGTTTAAGCGATTTTGCGTTGATCACCGCGGCACTGCTGCTTCTGCTACCTCCGCTGCTGGCGGTAATATTCGACGGTCTGAACAGCAATATGTTTAGCGTGCTGCGCCAGCCCGCGCTATGGCAGGCGCTATGGACTTCACTGCGCATCGCCCTTGCTGCTGGCGTCTTAAGTGTCATTCTGACCATGATGCTGCTGTGGAGCAGCCGCGAGCTTCGCGCCCGCAGTTACCCGCTGGCTGGCCAGGCGCTTGAACTCAGCGGGATGCTGATCCTTGCCATGCCAGGCATCGTGCTGGCCACCGGTTTCTTCCTGCTGCTCAATAACAGCGTGGGCCTGCCGGAATCCGCCGATGGCATCGTGATTTTCACCAATGCGCTAATGGCGATTCCCTATGCGCTTAAGGTGCTGGAAAACCCTATGCGCGACATCGCGACCCGCTATGGCACGCTGTGCCAGTCGTTGGGGATGCACGGTTTTACCCGCTTGCGGGTGGTTGAGCTTCGCGCTTTAAAACGTCCGCTGGCCCAGGCACTGGCTTTTGCCTGCGTGCTGTCGATTGGCGATTTCGGTGTCGTAGCGCTGTTTGGCAATGAAAACTTCCGCACCCTGCCGTTCTACCTGTATCAGCAAATTGGCTCTTACCGTAGCCAGGACGGCGCCGTTACCGCCCTGCTGCTCCTGCTGCTGTGCTTTGTACTCTTTAGCGTGATTGAAAAACTTCCGGGGCGTGATGCTAAAACTGAATGA
- a CDS encoding MFS transporter, translating to MRTIDVQERPISPPATQKRTKTRIVILMLLSIGTMINYLDRTILGVVAPKLTSEIHIDPAMMGIVFSAFAWTYALAQIPGGMFLDRFGNKLTYALSIFFWSTFTLLQSFSVGLKSLLLLRLGLGISEAPCFPVNSRVVSKWFPQHERARATATYTVGEYIGLAAFSPLLFIILEHHGWRTLFFITGGLGIAFTFVWWKFYHEPHESKTANKAELEYIGLENTEKANENVPFNWPDAKRLLCCRQIIGASLGQFAGNTTLVFFLTWFPTYLANERHLPWLHVGFFASWPFMAAAVGILFGGWVSDKILRKTKSVNISRKLPIISGLLLSSCIIAANWVESNTAVIIIMSVAFFGQGMVGLGWTLISDIAPKNMAGLTGGIFNFCANMASIITPLIIGVIISMTGNFFYALIYIGLTAFIGVIAYIFIIGDIKRIVLK from the coding sequence ATGAGGACAATCGATGTTCAGGAAAGGCCTATTTCGCCACCGGCCACGCAGAAGCGAACCAAAACGCGAATTGTAATTTTAATGTTACTCTCTATTGGTACGATGATAAATTATCTTGATCGTACTATCCTTGGTGTTGTTGCTCCTAAGTTAACAAGCGAAATACATATCGATCCGGCAATGATGGGCATCGTCTTTTCTGCTTTTGCCTGGACCTATGCGCTGGCACAAATCCCTGGAGGCATGTTTTTAGATCGCTTTGGTAACAAATTAACCTACGCACTTTCAATTTTTTTCTGGTCAACCTTCACTCTATTACAAAGCTTTTCTGTCGGTTTAAAATCCTTGTTGCTACTGCGCTTAGGTTTGGGAATCAGTGAAGCCCCCTGCTTCCCGGTCAACAGTCGGGTCGTGAGTAAATGGTTTCCCCAACATGAACGCGCACGTGCAACGGCAACTTACACCGTCGGAGAATATATTGGGCTGGCGGCATTCTCTCCTTTACTCTTTATTATTCTTGAACATCATGGCTGGAGAACGTTATTTTTTATTACTGGTGGTTTAGGTATTGCCTTCACTTTTGTTTGGTGGAAATTTTATCACGAACCGCATGAATCCAAAACCGCAAATAAAGCCGAACTGGAATATATCGGTTTAGAAAATACCGAGAAAGCGAATGAAAATGTCCCTTTCAACTGGCCCGATGCAAAACGTTTATTGTGCTGCAGGCAAATAATTGGCGCCAGCCTTGGGCAGTTTGCAGGTAATACTACGCTGGTTTTCTTCCTGACCTGGTTCCCCACCTATCTGGCCAATGAGCGCCATTTGCCATGGCTTCACGTTGGTTTCTTCGCCTCCTGGCCATTTATGGCAGCGGCTGTTGGCATTCTTTTCGGTGGCTGGGTCTCCGACAAAATATTAAGAAAAACCAAGTCTGTAAATATTAGTCGAAAATTACCCATTATTTCAGGGCTATTGCTTTCCAGTTGTATCATCGCGGCTAACTGGGTGGAGAGTAACACTGCGGTCATTATTATTATGTCGGTAGCCTTCTTTGGCCAAGGGATGGTTGGGCTGGGCTGGACGCTAATTTCAGATATTGCCCCTAAAAATATGGCTGGGCTTACTGGTGGGATCTTCAACTTCTGCGCAAATATGGCATCGATCATTACTCCATTGATTATTGGCGTAATTATATCGATGACCGGTAATTTCTTCTACGCACTCATTTATATTGGTCTGACGGCATTTATTGGCGTTATCGCCTATATTTTTATTATCGGTGATATCAAACGGATTGTATTGAAATAG
- a CDS encoding LysR family transcriptional regulator, whose amino-acid sequence MNLKQLYYFKRLAETEHYTEAASSLFITQPSLSHAISELEKELGVALFARKGRNVKITQNGKRFLPYVEDALASLENGRMTLQKNSAENKENIRIAFIYTMGEFVVPQLINKYSLSPSCHNVTFSFTQGTSLTLLQELKAGKTDLAICSYIADEPDIDFIPIIQQELVVVTAKDHPLARLYDDEVDLVETIHYPYVYFSENSGLRPFIDNVFMQQKLVPDIACYVDEDTAMAGLVSIDYGIAIMPRISALSYYNVHILTIKNAIPPRYIYLATMKERVLSPAIQSFKNVIINDSQKMI is encoded by the coding sequence ATGAACCTAAAGCAACTTTATTATTTTAAGCGACTGGCAGAAACCGAGCATTACACCGAGGCGGCCTCTAGTCTTTTCATCACCCAGCCCTCCTTAAGCCATGCCATATCTGAGTTGGAGAAAGAACTGGGAGTGGCGCTATTTGCCAGAAAAGGGCGAAATGTCAAGATCACACAGAATGGTAAACGCTTTCTGCCCTACGTTGAAGATGCGCTGGCTTCTCTGGAAAATGGTCGCATGACGCTGCAAAAAAATAGTGCGGAAAACAAAGAGAATATTCGTATTGCTTTTATTTATACAATGGGTGAGTTTGTTGTTCCGCAGTTAATTAATAAGTACTCACTTTCACCATCTTGTCACAATGTGACGTTTTCTTTCACTCAGGGCACGTCGCTAACACTGCTGCAGGAACTGAAGGCCGGAAAGACTGATTTAGCGATTTGCTCTTATATTGCTGATGAGCCAGATATTGATTTTATTCCAATTATTCAGCAAGAACTGGTTGTAGTGACGGCGAAAGATCATCCTCTTGCCAGGCTATATGATGATGAAGTCGATCTCGTGGAAACGATTCATTATCCCTATGTCTATTTTTCAGAAAATAGCGGTCTGCGGCCTTTTATTGATAACGTATTTATGCAGCAAAAATTAGTGCCGGACATTGCTTGCTACGTTGACGAGGATACGGCGATGGCGGGTCTGGTGAGTATTGATTATGGTATTGCGATTATGCCGCGAATTTCCGCACTCTCGTACTACAACGTGCATATCCTGACGATCAAAAATGCGATTCCTCCACGCTATATCTATCTGGCAACGATGAAAGAGCGGGTACTTTCCCCTGCAATTCAGTCGTTTAAGAATGTCATTATTAATGACAGCCAAAAAATGATTTAA
- the thiQ gene encoding thiamine ABC transporter ATP-binding protein ThiQ — MLKLNDVTWLYQHLPMRFTLGVERGERIAVLGPSGAGKSTLLNLIAGFLPPASGSISIDGQSHTHTPPARRPVSMLFQENNLFNHLTIRQNIALGMNPGLKLNAEQTDRLQAIAGQMGIDSLLDRLPGELSGGQRQRAALARCLVRKQPVLLLDEPFSALDPALRQEMLALVADVCQQQQLTLLMVSHSVEDAARIAPRSIVVAEGRIAWDGTTAELLSGNSCASSLLGISAK; from the coding sequence ATGCTAAAACTGAATGATGTGACCTGGCTTTACCAGCATCTACCGATGCGCTTTACGCTCGGCGTTGAACGCGGCGAGCGCATTGCGGTTCTCGGTCCCAGCGGCGCGGGGAAAAGCACGCTGCTAAACCTGATTGCCGGTTTTTTACCGCCCGCCAGCGGCAGTATCTCCATCGACGGCCAGTCCCATACCCATACGCCGCCCGCGCGCCGCCCGGTATCGATGCTGTTTCAGGAAAATAACCTATTTAACCATCTGACCATTCGCCAGAATATTGCGCTCGGGATGAATCCGGGGCTTAAGTTAAATGCCGAACAGACAGACCGTTTGCAGGCTATTGCCGGGCAGATGGGTATCGATTCGCTGTTGGACCGCCTGCCGGGCGAGTTGTCCGGCGGCCAACGGCAGCGTGCGGCGCTAGCGCGTTGTCTGGTGCGCAAACAGCCGGTACTGTTGCTGGATGAACCCTTTTCGGCGCTTGATCCCGCTCTGCGCCAGGAGATGCTGGCGCTGGTCGCCGACGTTTGTCAGCAGCAGCAGTTGACGCTATTGATGGTGTCGCACAGTGTGGAAGATGCGGCGCGCATTGCGCCGCGTTCAATCGTGGTCGCCGAGGGGAGAATCGCCTGGGATGGCACAACTGCCGAACTGCTCAGCGGCAACAGCTGTGCCTCGTCGCTATTGGGGATTAGCGCAAAATAA
- the sgrR gene encoding HTH-type transcriptional regulator SgrR: MSSGRLQQQFIRLWQCCDGKSQETTLNELADMLSCSRRHMRTLLNMMEERGWLTWEAEVGRGKRSRLAFLYTGLALQQQRAEDLLEQDRIDQLVQLVGDKAAVRQMLVSHLGRSFRQGRHILRVLYYRPMKNLLPGSALRRSETHIARQIFSALTRVNEENGELEADIAHHWQQITPTHWRFFLRPGIHFHHGRELEMEDVITSLQRSNALPLFSHIERIDSPTAWTLDIHLSQPDRWLPWLLSQVPAMILPHEWQSMEKFSSIPVGTGPYSVVRNNQNQLKIHAFDDYFGYRALIDEVNVWVLPEISEEPNGGLTLQGTTESEKAVESRLEEGCYYLLFDTRSPLGGNTAVRQWLSYLFQPASLLYHAGEHYQGNWFPAYGLLPRWHHARSHACEKPPGLETVKLTYYQDHVEHRLIGGIMATLLAEHQVKLEIQELEYEEWHRGEVVSDVWLNSANFTLPIDFSLFAWLYEVPLIRHCIPIDWEQDASRWRAGELNPATWSQQLLANQTIVPLIHHWLMIQGQRSMRGVRMNTLGWFDFKSAWFAPPEP; the protein is encoded by the coding sequence ATGTCTTCCGGTCGTTTACAACAGCAGTTCATCCGCTTATGGCAGTGCTGCGACGGCAAGTCGCAGGAGACAACGCTTAATGAGCTGGCAGATATGTTGAGCTGCTCGCGCCGTCATATGCGTACCTTACTGAATATGATGGAAGAGCGCGGCTGGCTGACCTGGGAGGCGGAGGTCGGGCGCGGTAAGCGCTCCCGGCTGGCTTTCCTCTATACCGGTCTCGCCTTGCAACAACAGCGGGCTGAAGACCTGCTTGAGCAGGACAGAATCGATCAACTGGTGCAGTTGGTTGGCGATAAAGCCGCCGTCCGGCAAATGCTGGTTTCCCATCTCGGCCGCAGCTTCCGTCAGGGGCGGCATATCCTGCGCGTCCTCTATTATCGGCCGATGAAAAACCTGTTGCCCGGCAGCGCGTTGCGCCGTTCGGAAACCCATATCGCCCGGCAGATTTTTAGCGCCCTGACGCGGGTAAATGAGGAAAATGGGGAACTGGAAGCCGATATTGCTCACCATTGGCAGCAAATTACCCCAACCCACTGGCGTTTTTTTCTGCGTCCTGGCATTCATTTTCATCATGGACGTGAACTGGAAATGGAGGATGTCATAACCTCCTTACAGCGTAGCAACGCGCTGCCGCTGTTCTCTCATATCGAGCGCATCGACTCCCCCACCGCATGGACTCTCGACATTCATCTTAGCCAGCCTGACCGCTGGCTACCGTGGCTGTTAAGTCAGGTCCCGGCAATGATCCTGCCGCATGAGTGGCAGTCTATGGAGAAATTCTCCAGTATCCCTGTTGGTACCGGGCCTTACTCGGTGGTACGCAATAACCAGAATCAGCTCAAAATTCATGCTTTCGACGACTATTTCGGCTATCGGGCCTTGATCGATGAAGTTAACGTCTGGGTGTTGCCGGAAATCAGCGAAGAACCCAATGGCGGATTAACGCTCCAAGGCACCACGGAGAGTGAAAAAGCGGTGGAAAGCCGTCTGGAAGAGGGTTGCTACTATCTGCTGTTCGACACCCGTAGCCCGCTCGGCGGCAACACCGCGGTTCGCCAGTGGTTAAGCTACCTGTTCCAGCCCGCCAGCCTGCTCTATCACGCTGGTGAACATTATCAGGGCAACTGGTTCCCGGCCTACGGCCTGCTACCCCGCTGGCACCATGCGCGCAGCCACGCTTGCGAAAAACCGCCGGGCCTGGAGACGGTCAAACTGACCTATTACCAGGACCACGTTGAGCATCGCTTGATAGGTGGGATTATGGCGACGCTGCTGGCCGAGCATCAGGTCAAACTGGAAATTCAGGAGCTGGAGTACGAAGAGTGGCATCGCGGCGAAGTGGTCAGCGACGTGTGGCTCAATAGCGCCAACTTCACGTTACCGATCGATTTTTCCCTGTTTGCCTGGTTGTATGAAGTCCCACTGATTCGCCACTGTATTCCCATCGACTGGGAGCAGGACGCCAGCCGTTGGCGCGCAGGAGAGCTTAATCCGGCCACCTGGAGCCAGCAGCTGTTGGCCAACCAAACCATTGTGCCGCTCATACACCATTGGCTGATGATCCAGGGGCAGCGCAGCATGCGCGGCGTGCGCATGAATACCCTCGGCTGGTTCGACTTTAAGTCCGCGTGGTTTGCGCCACCGGAGCCGTAA
- a CDS encoding DedA family protein, with product MQALLEHFITQSTVYSLIAVLLVAFLESLALVGLILPGTVMMAGLGALIGSGEVNFWQAWLSGIIGCLLGDWISFWLGWRFKKPLHRWSFLKKNKALLDKTEHALHQHSMFTILIGRFVGPTRPLVPMVAGMLDLPVAKFIPPNIIGCLLWPPLYFLPGILAGAAIDIPADEHSASFKWLLLGAALLAWLAAWLCWRLWRSAKSSGDRLTRFLPRSRLLWLTPLMLIAAGVALTFAFRHPLMPVYLEILHKVILR from the coding sequence ATGCAAGCATTGCTGGAACACTTTATTACTCAATCCACGGTCTATTCCCTGATAGCCGTTCTGCTGGTTGCCTTCCTGGAGTCCCTGGCGCTGGTGGGACTTATCTTACCGGGAACGGTAATGATGGCCGGATTGGGCGCGCTGATCGGCAGCGGTGAAGTTAACTTCTGGCAGGCATGGTTGTCGGGGATTATTGGTTGCTTGCTTGGTGACTGGATTTCGTTCTGGCTTGGCTGGCGCTTTAAGAAGCCGCTGCATCGCTGGTCTTTTTTGAAGAAAAACAAAGCGCTGCTCGATAAAACCGAACATGCGCTGCATCAGCATAGTATGTTCACCATTCTGATTGGTCGATTCGTCGGACCGACGCGCCCGCTGGTGCCGATGGTTGCCGGAATGCTTGACCTGCCGGTCGCGAAATTTATTCCGCCTAATATTATTGGCTGTCTGCTGTGGCCGCCGCTCTACTTTTTACCAGGAATTCTGGCCGGAGCGGCGATTGATATTCCGGCCGACGAGCATAGCGCCAGCTTTAAGTGGCTGCTGCTGGGGGCGGCGCTGCTGGCGTGGCTGGCTGCGTGGTTGTGCTGGCGACTGTGGCGCAGCGCCAAAAGTTCGGGCGATCGCTTAACCCGCTTCCTGCCGCGCTCGCGCCTGCTGTGGCTGACGCCGCTGATGCTTATTGCCGCCGGAGTGGCGCTGACTTTTGCCTTCCGCCATCCGCTGATGCCGGTCTATCTTGAGATCCTGCATAAGGTTATTTTGCGCTAA
- the sgrT gene encoding glucose uptake inhibitor SgrT: MMRSTTKQFYLRYFSATQDASWLARLMAGRQQEILGELMQWGVTSQTSDH; the protein is encoded by the coding sequence ATGATGAGGTCAACCACAAAACAGTTCTACCTACGCTACTTTTCTGCGACGCAGGATGCGTCCTGGCTGGCCCGCCTGATGGCAGGAAGACAGCAGGAAATTCTTGGCGAACTGATGCAGTGGGGAGTTACGTCGCAGACCTCTGATCATTGA
- the aroD gene encoding type I 3-dehydroquinate dehydratase, protein MTKAVTVKNITFQEGETLICVPLIGKTIDELQVNARALATAGADIIEWRVDHFTQVREIEQVLLALGEIRQLLKDIPLLFTFRSKKEGGETEISDEAYFELNRQAAVSGLADVIDVELFNDEAQIRSLVNDAHAAGVKVIMSNHDFHKTPAQEDIIYRLRRMQDLGADLPKIAVMPQSPQDVLTLLSATLTMKEKYATRPLITMSMGKSGGVSRVTGRLFGSAMTFGTVGQASAPGQIAITQLRELMDILS, encoded by the coding sequence ATGACTAAAGCAGTAACAGTAAAAAACATCACCTTCCAGGAAGGGGAAACCCTGATTTGCGTTCCGCTGATTGGGAAAACCATTGACGAACTGCAAGTCAATGCTCGTGCCCTGGCTACCGCCGGAGCCGACATTATCGAATGGCGTGTTGATCACTTCACGCAGGTTAGAGAAATTGAGCAGGTACTGTTGGCGCTGGGTGAAATTCGTCAGTTGCTGAAAGACATTCCGCTGCTGTTCACCTTCCGCAGTAAAAAAGAGGGCGGCGAAACGGAAATTAGTGATGAAGCTTATTTTGAACTGAATCGCCAGGCGGCGGTTAGCGGGCTCGCTGACGTCATTGATGTCGAGCTATTCAATGATGAAGCACAGATTCGTTCACTGGTGAACGATGCCCATGCGGCTGGTGTAAAAGTCATCATGAGTAATCATGATTTCCATAAAACACCGGCTCAGGAAGATATTATCTACCGCCTGCGTCGTATGCAGGACCTGGGTGCCGATTTACCGAAAATCGCCGTCATGCCGCAGTCGCCACAGGATGTATTAACCCTGCTGTCTGCAACCCTGACGATGAAAGAAAAGTATGCAACCCGCCCATTAATTACCATGTCGATGGGTAAATCCGGCGGGGTTAGCCGGGTAACAGGTCGTTTGTTTGGTTCAGCAATGACCTTCGGTACCGTGGGTCAGGCGTCAGCACCGGGACAAATTGCCATTACTCAACTGCGTGAGCTGATGGATATTCTTTCCTGA
- the thiB gene encoding thiamine ABC transporter substrate binding subunit, with protein sequence MLKKLLPLLALVAAPVFAKPLLTVYTYDSFSADWGPGPAIKKAFEADCNCELKFVALEDGVSLLNRLRMEGKNSKADVVLGLDNNLLEAASQSKLFAKSGVPATALSVPGGWDNDTFVPFDYGYFAFVYDKNKLKNPPKSLKELVESDQKWRVIYEDPRTSTPGLGLLLWMQKVYGDKTPEAWQKLAAKTVTVTKGWSEAYGLFLKGESDLVLSYTTSPAYHIIEEKKDNYAAANFAEGHYLQVEVAARTAASKQPELAEKFLKFMVSPGFQNAVPTGNWMYPVTQVALPPGFDALMKPQITLEFTPQQVATDRQNWINAWQRAVSR encoded by the coding sequence GTGTTGAAAAAATTACTCCCGCTGCTGGCGCTGGTCGCTGCGCCCGTTTTCGCCAAACCACTCCTGACCGTTTATACCTACGACTCTTTCTCCGCCGACTGGGGGCCAGGTCCGGCGATTAAAAAAGCCTTTGAAGCCGACTGCAACTGCGAACTGAAGTTTGTGGCGCTGGAAGATGGCGTCTCGCTGCTTAACCGCCTGCGCATGGAAGGCAAAAACAGCAAAGCCGATGTCGTGCTTGGGCTGGATAACAACCTGCTGGAAGCTGCTTCCCAGAGCAAACTGTTCGCCAAAAGCGGCGTACCAGCCACCGCGCTCAGCGTGCCTGGCGGCTGGGACAACGATACCTTTGTCCCCTTTGATTACGGCTACTTCGCCTTTGTTTACGATAAAAACAAGCTCAAAAATCCGCCGAAAAGCCTGAAAGAACTGGTTGAGAGCGACCAGAAATGGCGGGTGATTTATGAAGATCCGCGCACCAGCACGCCGGGCCTTGGCCTGCTGCTGTGGATGCAAAAAGTCTACGGCGATAAAACCCCGGAAGCCTGGCAGAAACTGGCGGCAAAAACCGTCACCGTCACTAAAGGCTGGAGCGAAGCCTACGGCCTGTTCCTGAAAGGTGAAAGCGATCTGGTACTGAGCTACACCACCTCCCCGGCCTATCACATTATCGAAGAGAAGAAAGATAACTACGCCGCAGCCAATTTCGCAGAAGGCCACTATCTGCAGGTTGAAGTTGCCGCCCGCACAGCGGCCAGCAAGCAGCCGGAACTGGCGGAGAAATTCCTCAAATTTATGGTTTCGCCAGGTTTCCAGAACGCTGTCCCTACTGGCAACTGGATGTATCCGGTCACCCAGGTTGCGCTTCCGCCAGGCTTTGACGCACTGATGAAACCGCAAATTACTCTCGAATTTACCCCACAGCAGGTCGCAACCGACCGCCAGAACTGGATCAACGCATGGCAACGCGCCGTCAGCCGCTAA